The genomic stretch ACATGGACAAGCTTGAAGAAGCCTCCGTCGCCATCCGCGAGATGATCGAGTCGCGTCCGGTCTCCATCGAGCTTGAAGACCTGGTTGGCGAGTCCTATCGCAAGTTGTCGGTACGTTGTGGTGTTCCGGCGGTCCCGGTCGCGGTGCGTTCCAGCGCCACGGCCGAGGACCTGCCCGGCGCTAGTTTTGCGGGTCAGCAGGATACCTATCTGTGGATTCGCGGCATCGACGAGGTGATGCACCATGTGCGGCGCTGCATCTCCAGCCTGTACACGGGTCGCGCCATCGCCTATCGCATGAAAATGGGCTTTCCCCACGAGCAGGTGGCCATCAGCGTCGGTATCCAGAAGATGGCCAATTCGTTTTCCGCGGGTGTGATGTTCACCATCCATCCGACCAACGGCGACCGCTCGGTGATCGTCATCGACTCGAATTTCGGCTTTGGCGAGTCGGTGGTTTCCGGCGAGGTGACGCCCGACCACTTCGTGGTCAACAAGGTCGCGCTCGACATCATGGAGCGCACCATCTCCACCAAGGAAATCGCCTACACGGTCGATCTGAAGGCGCAAAAATCCATCGCCACCGAGGTTCCCTTCGAGCGCCAGAAGGTGCAGTCGATCATCGACGATGAAGTCACCGAACTGGCCTGGATGGGCAAGCAGATCGAAAAGCATTACGGCCGTCCGATGGATATCGAATGGGCGATCGACAAGGACCTTCCCGCCGGCGGCAACGTTTTCATCCTGCAAGCGCGGCCGGAAACGGTCTGGAGCAACAAGCAGCAGGCGCCGGTGTCCGCCGGCAGTGCCTCGGCGATGGATTACATACTTTCCAGTTTGCTGACCGGCAAGAAGGTCAGCTAGGCAGCAAAGATTCAATTTCACCCACACCACCTGAACCATTACGGAGCGCACATGAAAGCACCAGCGAAAGCAAAACCCATCGACGATATCCGCAGCTACATCGCCGCCCTCGATCTCAACGGCGAATTGCATCGCGTCAAGACCGAGGTGGACTGGAAATTCGAGCTCTGCCATGTCTCCAAGGTCAATGAGGAACAGAAGGGACCGGCGCTGCTCTACGAGAACGTCAAGGGCTACGACATTCCGGTATTCACCAGCGCCTTCACCACCACCAAGCGCCTGGCCATTGCGCTGGAGCAGGACCCGTCACTGTCGATGAGCCAGTTGGCGAAGAAGTGGATGGAACTGACGACCAAGACCATGGTCAAGCCGGAGTACGTGAAAAATCCCGAGGTGAAGGAGAACATCATCGAGGGCGACGACGTCGATATCGAGATGTTCCCCTCGCCCTGGTTCTATCCCGACGACGGCGGGCGCTTTTTCGTCACGTCCGGCTTTCTGGTGACCCAGGACCCGGACACCGGCTGGACCAATCTGGGCACCTATCGCGCACAGGTGCTGGGCAAGAACATCCTGGGCTCGCAGATCATCAAGGGCAAGCACGGCGACATGCACATGAAGAAGTACCAGGAACGCGGCGAGCTGATGCCCGCAGCGTATGTCGTCGGCACCGATCCGGTACTGTTCCTCGCCGGCTCAACGCTGGTCAGCGCGCAGGTGGATGAATACGAAGTGGCCGGCTCGCTGCGCGGCAAGCCAGTCAAGGTGTTCAAGTCGGACCTGACCGGGCTGACCCTGCCGGCCAATGCCGAGATTATCGCCGAAGGCTGGATCGACCCCAACGAATTGATGGACGAGGGTCCTTTCGGCGAATACACCGGCTACTACTCGGGCAACAAGGGCAAGGATTATCCCAAGCCGGTGCTGCGCATCGCGCGCATCCTGCATCGCAACAAGCCGGTGATGTGGGCGACGACCGTGGGCAAGCCGATCAACGACATCCACATGATCCAGTCGCTGAACCGCACCGCGACACTGTGGCACGACCTCGAAACCATGAAGGTGCCGGGCATCCAGAGCGTATATATCCCGCCCGAAGCCTGCGGCCGCTTCTGGGT from Lentimicrobiaceae bacterium encodes the following:
- the ppcB gene encoding phenylphosphate carboxylase subunit beta, with translation MKAPAKAKPIDDIRSYIAALDLNGELHRVKTEVDWKFELCHVSKVNEEQKGPALLYENVKGYDIPVFTSAFTTTKRLAIALEQDPSLSMSQLAKKWMELTTKTMVKPEYVKNPEVKENIIEGDDVDIEMFPSPWFYPDDGGRFFVTSGFLVTQDPDTGWTNLGTYRAQVLGKNILGSQIIKGKHGDMHMKKYQERGELMPAAYVVGTDPVLFLAGSTLVSAQVDEYEVAGSLRGKPVKVFKSDLTGLTLPANAEIIAEGWIDPNELMDEGPFGEYTGYYSGNKGKDYPKPVLRIARILHRNKPVMWATTVGKPINDIHMIQSLNRTATLWHDLETMKVPGIQSVYIPPEACGRFWVVVSVKQMYPGHSNHVGNAVIATTTGHYGVKGVIVVDHDIEADDWDRVWWALATRFDPKRSAQIIDRGRSTPLDPGLPIEARDITSRIILDACTPYEWTNKPNEIFMDRTVLQKVSDRWNEYGFKGTSPVAGMINRLTRPEVKKAKPEAAKPAAKKAKPAAKKAKSGK